One genomic window of Roseobacter ponti includes the following:
- the choX gene encoding choline ABC transporter substrate-binding protein produces the protein MYMKSAASALAFAAMASAASADCTEVTFSDVGWTDITATTAATTVVLDALGYETDIKVLSVPVTYTSMAAGDIDVFLGNWMPTMEADIAPYREAGTVETVRENLEGAKYTLAVNKAAADLGIRDFADIATHAEALDSEIYGIEPGNDGNRLIQSMIDGDAFGLNDFEVKESSEQGMLAQVDRASRRDEPIVFLGWEPHPMNANFEMSYLTGGDDFFGPDLGGATVYTNTRKGYSEECPNVGKLLSNLKFTLEMENEIMAGILDDGKNPGEAAAEWIEKNPDALKTWLDGVKDVEGDDDAYEAAAKVLLP, from the coding sequence ATGTACATGAAATCAGCCGCCTCCGCGCTGGCTTTTGCCGCTATGGCATCTGCCGCTTCTGCTGACTGCACGGAAGTGACCTTTTCCGATGTGGGCTGGACGGACATCACCGCGACGACCGCGGCAACAACGGTCGTGCTCGACGCTCTGGGCTATGAGACCGATATCAAGGTTCTGTCGGTTCCGGTGACCTACACCTCCATGGCAGCAGGCGACATTGACGTTTTTCTCGGTAACTGGATGCCCACGATGGAAGCCGATATCGCCCCGTACCGCGAGGCAGGCACCGTCGAAACTGTGCGTGAAAACCTCGAAGGGGCCAAATACACGCTTGCCGTCAACAAGGCGGCAGCCGATCTGGGGATCCGGGACTTTGCCGATATTGCCACCCATGCAGAAGCACTGGACAGCGAGATCTACGGGATTGAGCCCGGTAACGACGGCAACCGCCTGATCCAGTCCATGATCGACGGCGACGCCTTCGGCCTGAACGATTTTGAGGTCAAGGAAAGCTCCGAGCAGGGTATGCTGGCCCAGGTAGACCGCGCATCGCGGCGTGACGAGCCGATCGTTTTCCTCGGCTGGGAACCGCATCCGATGAACGCCAATTTCGAGATGTCCTATCTGACCGGGGGCGACGATTTCTTCGGCCCGGATCTGGGCGGGGCCACTGTCTACACAAATACGCGCAAAGGCTACTCCGAAGAGTGTCCGAATGTCGGCAAGCTGCTCAGCAACCTGAAGTTCACGCTTGAGATGGAAAACGAAATTATGGCCGGCATTCTTGACGACGGCAAAAATCCGGGCGAGGCCGCGGCCGAGTGGATCGAGAAAAACCCCGATGCGCTGAAGACCTGGCTTGATGGTGTCAAGGACGTCGAAGGCGACGACGACGCCTATGAGGCTGCTGCAAAAGTGCTTCTTCCCTGA
- the choW gene encoding choline ABC transporter permease subunit — MDWLTENKIPVGQWAAGFFDWLQTNGEWFFDGLAVVMEWLIDQILWVLQTPHPLVIIAAFAALTWVLQKSWKTCIFVVLGFLFILNQDYWEEMTESITLVMSACVVCMAIGVPIGIAAAHRPRLYQAMRPVLDLMQTLPTFVYLIPAIVFFGIGMVPGLIATVIFVLPAPIRLTHLGISTAPQPLLEAADAFGATGSQKLWKVELPWALPQIMAGLNQTIMLSLSMVVIAALVGADGLGVPVVRALNQVNTALGFESGFIIVVVAIMLDRMLRVDRK, encoded by the coding sequence ATGGACTGGCTTACGGAAAACAAGATCCCCGTTGGTCAGTGGGCCGCCGGATTCTTTGACTGGCTGCAAACCAACGGCGAATGGTTTTTCGACGGCCTGGCGGTCGTCATGGAGTGGCTGATTGACCAGATCCTGTGGGTGCTGCAGACGCCGCACCCGCTCGTGATCATCGCGGCCTTTGCCGCGCTGACATGGGTGTTACAGAAGAGCTGGAAGACATGCATCTTTGTGGTGCTCGGGTTTCTTTTCATCCTTAATCAGGACTACTGGGAAGAGATGACGGAGAGCATCACACTGGTGATGTCGGCCTGTGTGGTCTGTATGGCGATCGGGGTGCCCATCGGCATTGCTGCCGCACACAGGCCCCGGCTTTATCAGGCGATGCGCCCGGTACTCGATCTCATGCAGACCCTGCCGACATTCGTTTATCTTATTCCGGCGATTGTTTTCTTTGGCATCGGTATGGTGCCGGGCCTGATTGCGACGGTGATTTTTGTTCTGCCGGCCCCGATCCGACTGACCCATCTGGGGATCAGCACAGCCCCGCAACCATTGCTCGAAGCGGCGGATGCCTTTGGTGCGACGGGTTCGCAGAAGCTCTGGAAGGTGGAACTTCCATGGGCGCTGCCGCAGATCATGGCGGGGCTTAATCAGACGATCATGCTCTCGCTCTCGATGGTGGTGATTGCGGCTCTTGTGGGGGCTGACGGGCTTGGTGTGCCGGTTGTCCGCGCACTTAACCAGGTGAATACAGCGCTCGGGTTTGAGAGCGGTTTCATCATTGTGGTTGTGGCAATCATGCTCGACCGGATGCTCCGGGTGGATCGCAAATGA
- the choV gene encoding choline ABC transporter ATP-binding protein, producing MKAAVEFDKVSIVFGDAPAKALPEMDAGKTRAEVEQATGQILGVHDCSLSVAPGEILVLMGLSGSGKSTLLRAVNGLNPVVRGAVHVNDGDWSCDVTHSSADDLRRVRRECVSMVFQQFGLLPWRTVRENVGLGLELADVPKAERLSRTDKQLELVGLADWADRRVGELSGGMQQRVGLARAFATNAPILLMDEPFSALDPLIRTRLQDELLDLQRDLRRTIIFVSHDLDEAFKLGDRIAIMEGGRIVQCGTPQDIFSRPVNDYVADFVAHMNPLGVLRAQDVMEPSTGGSATTISADTGVEELMRMLLDKDGPINVEEDGKVTGQVTKSGVIARILDPRDTTNGAGSDQS from the coding sequence ATGAAGGCTGCCGTTGAATTTGACAAAGTCTCGATCGTGTTCGGGGATGCACCGGCAAAAGCGCTGCCCGAAATGGACGCGGGCAAAACCCGCGCTGAGGTCGAGCAGGCCACCGGGCAGATCCTCGGTGTGCATGACTGTTCGCTGAGCGTGGCACCGGGGGAAATCCTCGTGCTGATGGGGCTGTCGGGCTCCGGCAAATCGACGCTGCTGCGGGCCGTGAACGGGCTTAATCCGGTGGTGCGCGGGGCGGTGCACGTAAATGACGGCGACTGGTCGTGCGATGTTACACACAGCTCTGCCGATGATCTGCGCCGGGTGCGCCGGGAATGCGTGTCGATGGTGTTTCAGCAGTTTGGTCTGCTGCCCTGGCGCACAGTACGCGAAAACGTCGGGCTGGGACTGGAACTGGCCGATGTGCCAAAAGCAGAACGTCTGAGCCGGACAGATAAACAGCTGGAGCTTGTGGGGCTTGCCGACTGGGCCGACCGTAGGGTGGGCGAGCTGTCAGGCGGTATGCAGCAACGTGTGGGGCTGGCGCGCGCCTTTGCCACCAACGCGCCGATCCTGCTGATGGACGAACCTTTCTCCGCGCTTGATCCGCTCATTCGCACCCGGCTGCAGGACGAGCTTCTGGATCTTCAGCGCGATCTCAGGCGGACGATCATCTTTGTGAGCCACGATCTGGACGAGGCTTTTAAGCTTGGCGACCGTATCGCCATCATGGAAGGCGGCCGCATCGTGCAGTGCGGCACGCCACAGGATATCTTTTCGCGGCCCGTGAATGACTATGTGGCAGACTTTGTGGCCCACATGAACCCGCTCGGCGTGCTGCGCGCACAGGATGTGATGGAGCCCTCAACCGGTGGCTCTGCCACAACCATTTCTGCTGATACCGGGGTGGAAGAGCTGATGCGGATGCTGCTCGACAAAGACGGACCAATCAATGTCGAAGAAGACGGAAAGGTCACCGGTCAGGTGACCAAAAGCGGTGTGATCGCGCGTATTCTCGATCCGCGCGATACAACAAATGGTGCAGGCAGCGATCAGTCCTGA
- a CDS encoding c-type cytochrome, which produces MRILTVIALSIAGQAGAQDAAEGSRLFQLHCASCHGAGAEGNGPMAPVLLVQPSDLTSMTERYDGRFPVERIVSRIDGRDPLVSHGSDMPVYGWFFEGRDVAVKTPAGQPMMTSQPVADLLEWLRSVQD; this is translated from the coding sequence ATGCGCATTCTGACAGTAATAGCCCTCAGCATTGCAGGCCAGGCCGGCGCGCAGGATGCAGCCGAAGGGTCCCGGCTTTTTCAACTGCACTGCGCTTCCTGTCATGGTGCCGGGGCCGAAGGCAACGGCCCGATGGCGCCCGTGCTTCTGGTGCAGCCATCGGACCTGACATCGATGACCGAACGCTATGACGGGCGCTTTCCGGTCGAACGTATCGTATCGCGTATCGACGGGCGCGACCCGCTGGTCAGCCACGGCAGCGATATGCCGGTATATGGCTGGTTTTTTGAAGGCAGGGATGTGGCGGTTAAAACCCCGGCCGGTCAGCCGATGATGACCAGTCAGCCGGTAGCCGACCTGCTGGAATGGCTGCGCAGCGTTCAGGACTGA
- a CDS encoding alpha-D-ribose 1-methylphosphonate 5-triphosphate diphosphatase: MTSYLTVPATATNTGVSGVAEQCFANARIVLADRVMTGAVHISGDRIAGITEGDHVPAGAIDCRGDMLLPGLVELHTDNLERHMEPRPKVKLPHVPAILAHDGELASVGITTVFDALRVGSMVSDKEHWNRYAREVASEILGLRARGALRVRHLLHLRAEVCSNTLLEELSEFGPDDLVGLVSLMDHTPGQRQFRDLSKLRTYYSGKYGYTGAEFDTLVAARTDLGDRVRIPHEQATVSEAARLGATLASHDDTTHAHVTRSADLGIRLAEFPTTPEAASACRDAGIRIIMGAPNLVRGGSHSGNVAAAELAENGLLDILSSDYVPSLLLYSAFRLAALWDDLPRAIRTVSAAPAEATGLHDRGRIAEGMLADMIRVEPTKEAPVIRAVWRGAERIG, from the coding sequence ATGACATCTTACCTGACTGTTCCCGCCACGGCGACTAACACCGGTGTATCCGGCGTTGCGGAGCAGTGTTTTGCCAACGCCCGCATTGTGCTGGCTGACCGCGTGATGACAGGTGCAGTGCATATCAGCGGTGACCGGATTGCAGGTATCACCGAAGGCGATCATGTGCCCGCCGGTGCCATCGACTGCCGGGGCGACATGCTGCTGCCTGGCCTGGTGGAACTGCATACCGACAACCTTGAACGGCACATGGAGCCACGGCCAAAGGTGAAACTGCCGCATGTACCCGCGATCCTCGCCCACGACGGCGAGCTTGCCTCAGTCGGGATCACAACCGTGTTCGACGCATTGCGTGTGGGCTCAATGGTGAGCGACAAGGAACACTGGAACCGCTATGCCCGCGAAGTGGCCAGCGAGATCCTCGGCCTGCGCGCCCGGGGAGCATTGCGGGTGCGGCACCTGCTGCACCTGCGCGCCGAGGTCTGCTCGAACACCCTGCTTGAAGAACTGTCGGAGTTCGGCCCCGATGACCTCGTTGGCCTCGTGAGCCTGATGGATCACACCCCCGGCCAGCGTCAGTTCCGCGATCTGTCAAAGCTCAGAACCTATTACAGCGGCAAGTATGGCTACACAGGAGCTGAATTCGACACGCTCGTGGCCGCGCGCACAGATCTCGGCGACAGGGTGCGCATTCCTCATGAGCAGGCCACCGTCAGCGAAGCCGCGCGGCTGGGCGCAACCCTTGCAAGCCATGATGACACAACACATGCGCACGTAACCCGTTCTGCGGATCTGGGCATCCGGCTGGCCGAGTTTCCGACGACACCGGAGGCTGCATCGGCCTGCCGGGATGCGGGTATACGCATCATCATGGGGGCGCCCAATCTTGTCCGCGGAGGCTCTCATTCAGGCAATGTGGCGGCCGCAGAGCTTGCGGAAAACGGTCTTCTGGACATCCTCTCATCGGATTATGTGCCGTCCCTGCTGCTCTATTCGGCATTCCGGCTGGCGGCGTTGTGGGACGATCTGCCCCGCGCCATCCGCACGGTGTCGGCGGCGCCGGCAGAGGCAACCGGGCTGCACGATCGCGGTCGCATCGCAGAGGGCATGCTGGCCGACATGATCCGGGTCGAACCGACAAAAGAAGCTCCGGTCATCCGGGCCGTCTGGCGCGGGGCAGAACGGATCGGCTGA
- the phnN gene encoding phosphonate metabolism protein/1,5-bisphosphokinase (PRPP-forming) PhnN, which yields MNGRLIGVTGPSGVGKDTIMQGIAATAPHFGLVRRTITRAPGLGGEDYEAVSDAEFDARRDAGGFVVHWQAHGLRYGIPEATVARIGRGEKLLVNLSRSVLHDVAARFGTFTVLCITAQPETLARRLTGRGRETTADIARRLSRPTPALPDGLAVITISNDGAPEDTVREALHLLAQGSAP from the coding sequence GTGAACGGGCGTCTCATAGGTGTTACGGGTCCTTCAGGTGTGGGAAAAGACACGATCATGCAGGGGATCGCCGCTACGGCGCCACACTTCGGACTGGTGCGCCGGACAATTACCCGCGCACCGGGACTTGGCGGCGAGGATTATGAAGCTGTAAGCGACGCGGAATTTGATGCTCGGCGCGACGCAGGCGGTTTTGTCGTACACTGGCAGGCACACGGCCTGCGCTACGGCATCCCGGAGGCCACCGTCGCGCGCATCGGCAGGGGCGAAAAACTGCTGGTAAACCTTTCGCGGAGCGTTCTGCATGATGTGGCGGCCCGGTTTGGCACCTTCACCGTGCTTTGCATCACAGCGCAGCCCGAAACGCTCGCCCGGCGCCTCACAGGCCGGGGCCGCGAAACAACTGCGGATATCGCGCGCCGGCTCAGCCGCCCCACACCAGCCCTGCCCGACGGCCTTGCTGTGATCACCATCAGCAATGATGGCGCACCCGAAGATACCGTGCGCGAGGCTCTGCACCTGCTGGCTCAGGGCAGTGCGCCATGA
- the amt gene encoding ammonium transporter, with product MSEIDQVWVLFCATLIFMMQAGFMCVEAGITRSKNNISVAIKNISDLSVSVILFWAVGYGLMYGTSYDGLFGTSDFAFEKLDASGAYVQFIFQAMFCGTAATILSGAVAERCAFHSYLIITAITVTLIYPVFGHWAWAVDAFGDPVGWLKVAGFYDFAGSGVVHAVGGGIALAAVIILGPREGRFLDSGQPRRFNGSNLPLTMLGVLLIWFGWFGFNGGSALGVSAEVPALLLNTIVSGASGVLTGLGLSWIITRKSSVFYGMNGGLAGLVAVTASCDLVGVREALLIGCVGGCIAYFGDKGLEKLRIDDVVGAVSVHFFAGLWGLVAVAVFGADALGTGFASQALAQALGILVLCLYAVGIPFVLLWALNRVIPLRVTQYIETIGQNVGEHGANTDLNELFEVMQRQARNRDLKERAPQSPFTEVGQIGLFYNSVLFELERSFGHAEKQQSDLADVLEQKNALLESVLPKRIAARMNEGADQIVDQVTDATVVFVDIVDFTEYSARVSPEESITLLRNLFGRYDTVIQRYELEKIKTIGDSYMYVSGVTRDQADHCAIAIDAALELLFQTRQLGLSMEHDLRVRIGVHSGPLVAGVVGDLRFVYDLWGTTVNIASRIEEAGKPGKISVSQSVIERIGTEFTFERQARVRLKGIGPTVLYSIEGRKQSMTVKAPSRFSWRGTDAGSS from the coding sequence ATGAGTGAAATCGATCAGGTATGGGTTCTGTTCTGCGCAACGCTCATCTTTATGATGCAGGCCGGTTTCATGTGCGTCGAAGCCGGTATCACACGCAGCAAAAACAACATCAGCGTCGCTATCAAGAACATAAGTGACCTTTCGGTTTCAGTAATCCTTTTCTGGGCGGTGGGCTACGGGCTGATGTACGGCACGAGCTATGACGGCCTGTTCGGCACGTCAGACTTCGCTTTTGAGAAGCTCGATGCCAGCGGCGCCTACGTTCAGTTCATTTTCCAGGCGATGTTCTGCGGTACTGCCGCGACCATCCTGTCAGGTGCTGTCGCCGAACGCTGCGCCTTCCATTCCTATCTTATCATTACGGCAATAACGGTCACTCTGATCTACCCGGTCTTCGGACACTGGGCATGGGCTGTCGATGCCTTCGGCGATCCGGTCGGGTGGCTGAAAGTTGCAGGATTTTACGATTTTGCAGGCTCCGGCGTGGTACATGCTGTCGGCGGGGGAATTGCGCTCGCCGCGGTGATTATTCTCGGACCGCGCGAGGGGCGGTTCCTGGACAGCGGCCAGCCGCGCCGCTTCAACGGCTCCAATCTGCCTCTGACCATGCTCGGTGTCCTGCTGATCTGGTTCGGATGGTTCGGATTTAACGGCGGCAGCGCGCTCGGAGTAAGCGCTGAAGTACCGGCACTGTTACTGAACACAATTGTCAGCGGCGCAAGCGGCGTGCTGACGGGTCTTGGTCTGTCATGGATCATCACCAGGAAATCGAGCGTGTTTTACGGGATGAACGGCGGACTTGCCGGCCTCGTAGCGGTCACGGCAAGCTGTGATCTGGTAGGTGTGCGTGAAGCGCTGCTGATCGGATGCGTCGGCGGCTGCATTGCCTATTTCGGCGACAAGGGCCTTGAAAAGCTGCGCATAGATGATGTGGTCGGGGCCGTCTCGGTACACTTCTTTGCAGGCCTCTGGGGGCTGGTTGCGGTGGCCGTATTCGGGGCGGATGCGCTCGGAACGGGTTTTGCCTCCCAGGCTCTGGCGCAGGCTCTTGGCATTCTGGTGCTCTGCCTTTATGCGGTCGGCATACCCTTTGTGCTGCTCTGGGCGCTGAACCGCGTGATACCTTTACGGGTGACGCAGTACATCGAGACCATCGGCCAGAATGTCGGCGAGCATGGTGCCAACACCGATCTCAATGAGCTGTTCGAAGTGATGCAGCGCCAGGCGCGTAACCGCGATCTGAAAGAGCGCGCGCCACAATCGCCCTTTACCGAAGTCGGACAGATCGGGCTCTTTTACAATTCGGTGCTGTTCGAGCTCGAACGCTCCTTTGGCCATGCAGAGAAACAGCAGTCCGATCTTGCGGATGTGCTGGAGCAGAAAAATGCTCTGCTGGAAAGCGTGCTGCCCAAACGTATCGCCGCCCGCATGAACGAAGGCGCCGACCAGATCGTGGATCAGGTGACCGACGCGACCGTGGTCTTTGTCGATATCGTCGATTTCACCGAGTATTCAGCACGCGTGTCGCCGGAAGAGTCCATCACGCTTCTGCGAAACCTCTTTGGCCGGTACGACACTGTCATTCAGCGGTATGAGCTGGAGAAGATCAAAACCATCGGGGACAGCTATATGTATGTCTCAGGTGTGACACGCGATCAGGCCGACCACTGCGCGATTGCCATTGATGCAGCCCTTGAGCTGCTGTTTCAGACGCGTCAGCTCGGTCTCTCCATGGAGCATGATCTGAGGGTCCGGATCGGTGTGCACAGCGGGCCGCTGGTTGCCGGAGTTGTGGGCGATCTGCGGTTTGTCTATGACCTCTGGGGCACGACAGTAAACATCGCATCACGCATTGAGGAAGCCGGCAAACCCGGCAAGATATCGGTCAGCCAGTCGGTGATTGAACGGATCGGCACTGAATTCACCTTTGAAAGGCAGGCCCGCGTCCGTCTCAAAGGGATCGGTCCAACGGTTCTTTATTCCATTGAGGGTCGCAAACAGAGCATGACCGTGAAGGCGCCTTCGCGGTTTTCATGGCGCGGCACAGATGCCGGATCGTCGTGA
- a CDS encoding aspartate aminotransferase family protein — MLTNDKLAEWDRENFFHPSTHLAQHARGETPTRVITGGDGVFITDRDGREMLDAFAGLYCVNVGYGRTQIAEAIATQARELAYYHAYLGHGTEASITLSKMVLDRAPANMSRVYFGLGGSDANETNIKLVWYYNNILGRPEKKKIISRWRGYHGSGLMSGSLTGLGLFHAKFDLPMGQVLHTDAPYYLHREDRDQSEAAFSAQCADRLEEMILAEGPDTIAAFIGEPLLATGGIVPPPEGYWEAIQAVLRKYDILMICDEVVTGFGRLGTMFGSDHYGIEADLITIAKGLTSAYAPLSGSIVSERMWKVLEQGTDENGAFGHGWTYSAHPIGAAAGVANLALIDELGLVENAGRQGDYMLRALSDALAGHPHVAEVRGAGLLCAVELAEDTSALRAFDPGRKVVPEIVAAMARRNVIARAMPQSDIIGFAPPLCISAAEIDTVVSVTKDAVREVLG, encoded by the coding sequence ATGCTGACCAATGATAAACTCGCCGAGTGGGACCGTGAGAACTTCTTTCACCCCTCCACACATCTGGCCCAGCATGCCCGCGGCGAAACGCCAACGCGGGTAATCACGGGCGGCGACGGCGTCTTTATCACTGACCGTGACGGGCGCGAGATGCTTGATGCCTTTGCCGGTCTGTATTGCGTGAACGTGGGCTATGGCCGCACGCAGATTGCCGAGGCCATCGCGACCCAGGCCCGGGAGCTGGCTTATTACCATGCCTATCTCGGGCACGGCACCGAGGCTTCTATCACGCTGTCGAAGATGGTGCTGGACCGCGCACCGGCCAATATGTCCAGGGTGTATTTTGGTCTTGGCGGCTCAGACGCCAATGAAACCAACATCAAGCTGGTCTGGTATTACAACAACATCCTCGGGCGACCTGAAAAGAAAAAGATCATCTCGCGCTGGCGCGGTTATCACGGCTCTGGTCTGATGAGCGGTTCACTGACCGGACTGGGCCTCTTTCATGCAAAATTCGATCTGCCGATGGGTCAGGTGCTGCACACGGATGCGCCGTATTATCTGCACCGCGAAGACCGGGACCAGTCAGAGGCCGCGTTCAGTGCACAATGTGCCGACCGGCTGGAAGAGATGATCCTCGCGGAAGGCCCCGATACGATCGCGGCCTTCATCGGTGAGCCGCTTCTGGCCACCGGCGGGATCGTGCCTCCGCCAGAGGGGTACTGGGAAGCCATTCAGGCGGTTCTGCGCAAATACGATATCCTGATGATCTGCGATGAGGTGGTGACAGGCTTTGGCCGGCTCGGCACGATGTTCGGCTCGGATCATTACGGGATTGAGGCGGATCTGATCACCATCGCCAAGGGGCTGACGTCAGCTTATGCGCCGCTCTCGGGCTCCATTGTCTCTGAGCGGATGTGGAAGGTGCTCGAACAGGGCACGGACGAAAACGGCGCTTTCGGGCACGGATGGACCTATTCGGCGCACCCGATCGGAGCCGCTGCCGGTGTGGCAAACCTCGCGCTTATTGACGAGCTTGGTCTGGTAGAAAACGCAGGCAGGCAGGGCGACTATATGCTGCGCGCCCTGTCAGATGCGCTGGCCGGTCATCCGCATGTTGCCGAGGTGCGCGGCGCGGGGCTCTTGTGTGCTGTAGAACTGGCCGAGGATACTTCTGCCCTCAGGGCTTTCGATCCGGGACGCAAAGTGGTGCCGGAAATCGTGGCGGCCATGGCCCGGCGCAATGTCATCGCGCGCGCGATGCCGCAAAGCGATATCATCGGATTTGCGCCGCCGCTGTGTATCTCAGCGGCCGAAATCGACACAGTTGTCAGTGTCACAAAGGATGCGGTGCGTGAGGTTCTCGGCTGA
- the doeB gene encoding N(2)-acetyl-L-2,4-diaminobutanoate deacetylase DoeB: protein MRPTSMRTTVDFDAQGVQHGYLQLPHSRDDSAWGSVMLPVTVIRNGDGPTALITGGNHGDEYEGPLAILDLAAQTKEAQVSGRIILIPFMNGPAVLAGRRTSPVDGGNMNRAFPGRPDGTVTDKIADYFTRTLLPMADLVLDFHSGGRTLDFLPFAASHVLDDKEQEGRCSAARDAFCAPFTVQMAEIDPASMYDHAAESQGKTFVTTELGGRGTATPETTAIARRGLRNVLIHAGILAGTIEPAPTRHISQENPRCFHFSPAAGMIEFCATIGDEIVTGDVLARIWPLDRTGTAPLDVTARMDGLLTVRHHPGLIAQGDCLAVLSTDLHQKKG from the coding sequence ATGCGTCCCACTTCCATGCGCACAACGGTGGATTTCGATGCACAGGGCGTGCAGCACGGGTATCTGCAACTGCCCCACAGCCGCGACGACAGCGCCTGGGGGTCGGTGATGCTGCCGGTGACGGTGATCCGCAACGGCGACGGGCCGACGGCGCTCATTACCGGCGGGAACCATGGCGATGAATACGAAGGACCGCTGGCAATCCTTGATCTCGCCGCACAGACCAAAGAGGCGCAGGTCAGCGGCCGGATCATCCTGATCCCTTTCATGAACGGGCCCGCCGTACTGGCCGGGCGGCGCACTTCCCCGGTGGACGGCGGCAATATGAACCGGGCTTTTCCCGGTCGCCCCGACGGGACGGTTACCGACAAGATCGCGGATTACTTCACCCGCACCCTGTTGCCGATGGCGGATCTGGTGCTTGATTTCCATTCCGGTGGCAGGACGCTGGATTTTCTGCCCTTTGCCGCGAGTCATGTGCTGGACGACAAAGAACAGGAAGGCCGCTGTTCGGCAGCGCGGGATGCCTTCTGTGCGCCCTTCACCGTGCAGATGGCCGAGATCGATCCCGCGAGCATGTATGATCACGCCGCTGAAAGTCAGGGTAAGACCTTTGTGACCACAGAGCTTGGCGGGCGTGGCACAGCCACGCCTGAGACAACCGCAATTGCCCGCCGGGGCCTGCGCAATGTGCTGATCCATGCAGGCATCCTCGCCGGCACAATCGAGCCAGCCCCCACCCGGCATATCAGTCAGGAAAACCCGCGGTGTTTTCATTTCTCTCCGGCGGCCGGCATGATTGAATTCTGTGCGACAATCGGCGATGAAATTGTAACCGGTGATGTTCTCGCCCGGATCTGGCCACTGGACCGGACCGGCACGGCGCCGCTGGATGTCACCGCCCGGATGGACGGGCTGCTGACAGTGCGGCATCATCCGGGACTGATTGCACAGGGCGACTGCCTCGCCGTCCTCTCCACCGACTTACACCAAAAGAAAGGCTGA
- a CDS encoding M24 family metallopeptidase, whose product MAAEKLPFDRAEYETRIAAVRVAMARAGTDVLVICDPANMSWLTGYGGWSFYVHQAVVLGPDGPPLWWGRGIDALGAKLTVMMPQDCIFGYDDTYVQNPGKHPMEDLARLIADHGWQAKRIGLEMDNYYFTAAAWQSLQTALPDAQWVNANSLVNWQRAVKSPAEITFMRRAARIVEKMHQTIMERAEPGLPKNRLVAAIYEAAITGADGHWGDYPSIVPLAPSGTDATAPHLTWDDTPLKTGEATFFEIAGTYRRYHAPQSRTLFLGAPPDKYRRAETAVLDAVEAGLAQAKPGNFAEDIANAFNTSLRKHGFEKDNRCGYSIGLSYPPDWGERTYSLRRDDRTVLQPGMTFHFMPALWLDDGGLEITEPVLITENGYECLCTTPRQLMVKE is encoded by the coding sequence ATGGCTGCTGAAAAACTGCCTTTTGACCGTGCTGAATATGAAACGCGCATCGCCGCCGTGCGCGTGGCAATGGCGCGTGCAGGCACCGATGTGCTGGTGATCTGCGATCCGGCGAATATGTCCTGGCTCACCGGGTACGGAGGCTGGTCGTTTTATGTGCATCAGGCCGTCGTTCTGGGCCCTGACGGGCCGCCGCTCTGGTGGGGGCGCGGAATAGATGCGCTGGGGGCAAAGCTCACGGTGATGATGCCGCAGGACTGTATATTCGGGTATGATGACACCTATGTGCAAAACCCCGGGAAACACCCGATGGAAGACCTTGCCCGGCTGATTGCGGATCACGGCTGGCAGGCAAAGCGCATCGGGCTGGAGATGGATAATTACTATTTCACCGCGGCTGCCTGGCAGTCGCTGCAGACCGCACTGCCGGACGCGCAGTGGGTAAACGCCAACAGTCTCGTCAACTGGCAGCGGGCCGTCAAAAGCCCCGCCGAGATCACCTTCATGCGCCGTGCCGCACGCATCGTGGAAAAGATGCACCAGACCATCATGGAGCGGGCCGAACCGGGTCTGCCGAAAAACCGGCTTGTGGCGGCGATCTACGAGGCCGCGATCACCGGAGCGGATGGTCACTGGGGCGATTACCCGTCGATTGTGCCGCTCGCCCCGTCGGGCACCGATGCGACGGCACCGCATCTGACGTGGGATGACACACCGCTCAAAACCGGTGAGGCCACATTTTTCGAAATCGCCGGCACCTACCGGCGCTATCACGCGCCCCAGTCCCGCACGCTTTTTCTGGGCGCGCCCCCTGATAAATACCGCCGCGCGGAAACTGCCGTTCTGGACGCCGTGGAAGCAGGCCTTGCACAGGCAAAACCCGGGAATTTCGCGGAAGACATTGCCAACGCATTCAACACATCCCTCAGAAAACACGGGTTCGAAAAAGACAACCGCTGCGGTTATTCAATCGGTCTGTCTTATCCGCCGGACTGGGGCGAGCGCACATATTCGCTGCGCCGCGATGACCGTACGGTACTGCAACCGGGCATGACGTTTCACTTCATGCCGGCCCTCTGGCTGGACGACGGCGGGCTTGAGATCACTGAGCCGGTGCTGATTACCGAAAACGGCTATGAGTGCCTGTGCACCACGCCACGTCAGCTGATGGTAAAGGAATAG